Proteins from a genomic interval of Hydrogenophaga sp. PAMC20947:
- a CDS encoding type II toxin-antitoxin system RelE/ParE family toxin: protein MIAVRVIAKGAYRVVAMKKGASCPAEDFLATGSEDTAASREGLLDLIDRVSEEGLAALPPALCHLADQKRGIYEFRKGRLRLFFFKGLNGDVAVCTGGVLKKSQRADKLAVDRAASMKQIYMNNADNITYEDE, encoded by the coding sequence ATGATCGCTGTCAGAGTGATCGCAAAAGGCGCTTACCGAGTAGTCGCTATGAAAAAGGGGGCTTCCTGTCCGGCTGAAGATTTCCTCGCGACCGGCTCTGAGGACACAGCGGCTTCGCGAGAGGGGCTACTGGATCTCATTGACCGTGTTTCTGAAGAGGGACTTGCCGCCTTGCCTCCAGCGCTTTGCCATCTGGCTGACCAGAAAAGAGGGATATATGAATTTCGCAAAGGCCGCTTACGGCTCTTTTTTTTCAAGGGTCTGAACGGCGACGTGGCAGTGTGTACAGGCGGAGTACTCAAGAAGTCACAGAGGGCCGACAAGTTGGCGGTGGATAGGGCCGCCAGCATGAAGCAAATTTATATGAATAACGCCGATAACATCACCTACGAGGACGAATGA
- a CDS encoding helix-turn-helix transcriptional regulator gives MALNKRLRALVDEAKKSDGYWVQNAKLGFALALEKWRRRSEMSNTELAEKVGSSPAYMTKVFRGDTNFTIETMVKLARACGGRLEIQIVETGVSSKTWANIARHAPAQHGKDFQRAQFFVLHSAITVPGTAANGDWLTAAAHDERYALAA, from the coding sequence ATGGCACTAAATAAACGCCTTCGGGCATTGGTTGACGAAGCAAAAAAGTCAGATGGCTATTGGGTGCAAAACGCCAAGCTCGGCTTTGCTCTGGCCTTGGAAAAGTGGCGCCGCCGTAGCGAGATGTCAAATACGGAGTTGGCAGAAAAAGTGGGTAGTAGCCCCGCCTACATGACTAAAGTGTTTCGAGGCGATACAAATTTCACCATCGAAACAATGGTGAAGTTGGCGAGGGCGTGCGGAGGACGTTTGGAGATTCAGATTGTCGAGACCGGAGTCTCCTCTAAGACGTGGGCGAATATTGCTCGCCATGCGCCTGCCCAACATGGTAAGGATTTTCAACGAGCTCAGTTTTTCGTACTGCACAGCGCTATTACAGTGCCGGGTACTGCTGCGAACGGCGATTGGCTGACAGCAGCAGCACATGATGAGCGTTACGCGCTGGCCGCATGA
- a CDS encoding site-specific integrase translates to MARSINRLNAVKLAKMVKSGYYPDGDNLYLQVSPTGAKSWIFRFTLDGKSYEMGLGSFTTYTLAEARERATANRKLLTDGVNPLVMKREQQLSRRMADANIITFDKAAADFIVAHSPGWRNLKHADQWRNTLDAYASPVFGTLPLSAINTAMVLRVLNPIWTTKTETASRLRGRIERILDWAKAQGYRSGDNPAAWRGHLDKVLPKPEKVAKVEHHPAIPWKEIGAFMQEVRTIHNLSSLALQFIILTASRTSEVLNARWSEIDIDAALWTIPAERMKAEREHTVPLSQAALDVLEKVKAEAGAGEYVFPGRKESGLSNMAALKLLQRMGRSDLTVHGFRSTFRDWCSEVTDYPNHVAEMALAHSIGDKTEAAYRRGELLEKRRALMNDWAVYCATVRSTGDVIPIRTKVAV, encoded by the coding sequence TTGGCAAGAAGCATCAACCGACTGAATGCGGTGAAGCTGGCAAAGATGGTGAAGTCGGGGTACTACCCAGACGGTGACAATCTTTACCTTCAGGTGAGCCCGACCGGGGCCAAGTCTTGGATATTCCGGTTCACTCTGGACGGCAAGTCGTATGAAATGGGCTTGGGCAGCTTTACGACCTACACCCTGGCTGAGGCGCGGGAGAGGGCTACGGCGAATCGTAAGCTGTTGACCGATGGGGTGAACCCGCTGGTCATGAAGCGTGAACAGCAGCTATCACGTCGGATGGCCGATGCGAACATCATCACGTTCGACAAGGCAGCTGCCGACTTCATCGTCGCCCATTCCCCGGGTTGGCGCAACCTGAAGCATGCTGACCAGTGGCGCAACACCTTGGACGCATACGCCAGCCCGGTTTTTGGCACCCTGCCATTGAGTGCCATCAACACCGCGATGGTGTTGCGTGTCCTGAACCCCATCTGGACGACCAAGACGGAAACGGCTTCTCGGCTGCGAGGGCGCATTGAGCGAATTTTGGATTGGGCAAAGGCGCAGGGCTACCGAAGCGGAGACAACCCGGCTGCATGGCGTGGGCACCTGGACAAGGTCCTGCCCAAGCCGGAAAAAGTTGCCAAAGTGGAGCACCACCCAGCCATACCCTGGAAAGAGATCGGCGCGTTCATGCAAGAGGTGCGCACGATTCACAACCTGTCGTCGCTGGCGCTGCAATTCATCATCCTGACAGCTTCGCGCACGTCTGAGGTGCTGAACGCACGATGGTCGGAGATCGATATTGACGCTGCCCTGTGGACCATCCCAGCCGAACGAATGAAAGCGGAGCGAGAGCATACTGTCCCGCTGTCTCAGGCGGCGCTGGACGTACTGGAAAAGGTCAAGGCAGAGGCAGGTGCTGGTGAGTATGTTTTCCCGGGCCGAAAGGAGTCTGGGCTGTCCAACATGGCGGCGTTGAAACTGTTGCAGCGGATGGGCCGTTCAGACCTGACTGTTCACGGGTTCCGGTCCACATTCAGGGACTGGTGCAGCGAGGTCACTGACTACCCGAACCACGTGGCCGAAATGGCGCTGGCACATTCCATCGGCGACAAGACCGAGGCTGCATACCGTCGCGGCGAGCTGTTGGAAAAACGCCGTGCGCTCATGAACGATTGGGCCGTGTACTGCGCTACTGTACGCAGCACTGGCGACGTGATCCCTATTCGAACAAAGGTGGCGGTGTGA
- a CDS encoding NUDIX hydrolase: MAIEINSQIVDTPPIASATVMLLREGNSGSANANGMEVLMMGRHADSGVLGGAHVFPGGKVDAADQGLGAVWSDTTPDACRLALNEPTLPDGMALGLYAAALRETFEESGLVLGAPFSLAGGAADQLRRLMAGERLDFLGALQALGSPWPTSGLLPWSRWVTPRVPSMMSKRFDTRFFVAVAPEHQVAQHCEREATETVWLTPQRALERAWAGEIDLAPPQIMSLAHLARFGSVASVLAWARAHAPVTIEPEPFDEDGERVICYPGDPAHSQPVSPWPGPTRLMFRRGRFDAPGGLAALLA, translated from the coding sequence ATGGCCATTGAAATCAACTCTCAGATTGTCGACACCCCTCCCATCGCTTCGGCCACGGTGATGCTTCTGCGGGAAGGTAACAGCGGCTCTGCAAACGCAAACGGCATGGAAGTCCTGATGATGGGACGCCATGCAGATTCGGGTGTGCTGGGCGGGGCGCATGTGTTTCCTGGCGGCAAGGTCGATGCGGCCGATCAGGGTCTGGGCGCGGTGTGGTCGGACACCACACCGGATGCGTGTCGGCTGGCACTGAATGAGCCCACCTTGCCGGACGGCATGGCGCTGGGCTTGTATGCGGCGGCCTTGCGCGAGACTTTCGAAGAAAGCGGGCTGGTGCTGGGCGCGCCTTTTTCGTTGGCGGGTGGCGCGGCTGACCAGCTGCGCCGGCTGATGGCTGGCGAGAGGCTGGATTTCCTGGGGGCTTTGCAGGCACTGGGCAGCCCCTGGCCGACTTCGGGCTTGCTGCCCTGGTCGCGCTGGGTGACGCCGCGGGTGCCTTCGATGATGAGCAAACGGTTCGATACCCGGTTTTTTGTCGCGGTCGCGCCGGAACATCAGGTGGCGCAGCACTGCGAGCGGGAAGCGACCGAAACGGTCTGGCTCACCCCTCAGCGGGCCTTGGAGCGTGCCTGGGCGGGCGAGATCGATCTGGCGCCGCCTCAGATCATGAGCCTGGCCCATCTGGCGCGGTTCGGCTCTGTCGCGTCGGTGCTGGCCTGGGCCAGGGCTCACGCGCCGGTCACGATTGAGCCGGAGCCGTTTGATGAAGATGGCGAGCGGGTGATTTGTTATCCCGGGGACCCCGCTCACAGCCAGCCTGTGTCACCGTGGCCTGGGCCTACGCGGCTGATGTTTCGCCGTGGGCGCTTTGATGCCCCTGGTGGTCTGGCCGCTTTGCTGGCCTAG
- a CDS encoding plasmid recombination protein yields MNEVAYFGVKSISLSRLGKRKPCTLEQAARHNLREIQCEKGADGHIDAARSSLNQVLAGPITAAAVQALAVSLMAAAGVDVKTLRKDHAQALECLFSLPSICPIDEHQYFDACLSWLRAALCLPILSATVHRDEGAPHMHVLMLPLRGGEHVGSKPIQRDEWQRLCALFFENVAGPAGLQRPGAKLHGSVKKWAVDAVLHACSDRGLPDALGSFWPFVEASIRRNPGEALKALGMQLESVRPTASERPQTQCVKPNTGFASNPYGFAENETQCSVGLPPPKPYGFCDAPAARLPGILPERDPVVMALLLRLTKEGRSAFA; encoded by the coding sequence ATGAATGAGGTCGCCTACTTCGGGGTGAAGTCAATTAGCCTGTCGCGTCTTGGTAAGCGAAAGCCCTGCACCTTGGAGCAGGCTGCGCGCCACAATTTGCGTGAAATCCAGTGCGAGAAAGGCGCAGACGGCCACATTGACGCCGCACGCTCAAGCCTAAACCAGGTGCTAGCCGGTCCGATCACGGCAGCGGCTGTGCAGGCGCTGGCCGTGTCGCTGATGGCTGCCGCTGGCGTCGATGTGAAGACGCTGCGCAAGGACCACGCTCAAGCGCTCGAATGTTTGTTCTCGCTCCCGTCCATTTGCCCCATAGACGAACACCAATACTTCGACGCCTGCCTCTCCTGGCTTCGCGCTGCCCTTTGCTTGCCCATTCTGAGCGCGACGGTGCACCGCGACGAAGGCGCTCCGCACATGCACGTGTTGATGCTGCCGTTGCGGGGTGGCGAGCACGTTGGAAGTAAGCCGATCCAGCGGGACGAGTGGCAGCGCCTGTGTGCACTGTTCTTTGAAAATGTGGCCGGGCCTGCCGGGTTACAGCGACCCGGCGCCAAGTTGCACGGCTCGGTTAAAAAATGGGCCGTAGACGCGGTTTTGCATGCATGCAGTGACCGAGGGCTGCCCGACGCACTTGGTTCGTTCTGGCCGTTCGTGGAGGCTTCCATTCGGCGCAATCCTGGCGAGGCGCTGAAGGCGCTGGGCATGCAACTTGAAAGTGTGCGGCCCACCGCTAGCGAGCGCCCTCAAACCCAGTGCGTAAAACCGAACACTGGGTTTGCCTCGAACCCATATGGGTTTGCCGAAAACGAAACCCAATGCTCTGTGGGTTTGCCACCACCAAAGCCATATGGGTTCTGTGATGCACCCGCTGCTCGTTTGCCCGGGATCTTGCCAGAGAGAGACCCTGTGGTCATGGCTTTGCTTCTGCGCCTGACAAAGGAGGGACGCTCCGCCTTTGCTTGA
- the rph gene encoding ribonuclease PH — MTVSTRPDNRAVDALRPVRITRGYTMHAEGSVLIEFGNTKVLCTASVEEKVPPHKRGSGEGWVTAEYGMLPRATNTRNSREAAKGKQSGRTQEIQRLIGRSLRAVFDLKALGERTITIDCDVLQADGGTRTASITGAYVAAADAVATLLKAGLISATPIKGPVAAISVGILNGTPLLDLEYVEDSTCDTDMNVVMTGAGHFVEVQGTAEGVAFTRQEMDALLALAEKGVGELVKLQAQALGA, encoded by the coding sequence ATGACAGTTTCTACCCGCCCCGACAACCGGGCCGTTGATGCCTTGCGCCCTGTGCGCATCACCCGTGGCTACACCATGCATGCCGAGGGATCGGTGTTGATCGAGTTTGGCAACACCAAGGTGTTGTGCACCGCATCGGTGGAAGAAAAGGTGCCGCCGCATAAGCGCGGCAGTGGCGAAGGCTGGGTCACCGCCGAGTACGGCATGTTGCCCCGCGCCACGAACACGCGCAACTCGCGTGAGGCGGCCAAGGGCAAACAGAGCGGTCGCACCCAGGAAATCCAGCGCCTGATCGGGCGTTCACTGCGCGCGGTGTTCGATCTCAAAGCACTGGGTGAGCGCACGATCACCATTGACTGCGATGTGCTGCAGGCCGATGGGGGCACGCGCACCGCCAGCATCACCGGCGCCTACGTGGCCGCCGCCGATGCGGTGGCCACGTTGCTCAAGGCCGGTTTGATTTCAGCGACCCCGATCAAGGGACCCGTGGCGGCAATTTCGGTCGGTATTCTGAACGGCACACCGCTGCTGGATCTGGAGTACGTGGAAGACTCAACCTGTGACACCGACATGAATGTGGTCATGACCGGGGCAGGGCATTTTGTGGAGGTGCAGGGCACGGCGGAAGGCGTTGCCTTCACCCGCCAGGAAATGGACGCTTTGCTGGCGTTGGCCGAAAAAGGCGTTGGCGAGCTGGTGAAACTCCAGGCACAGGCGCTGGGCGCCTGA
- the hemW gene encoding radical SAM family heme chaperone HemW yields the protein MRPGTLQLKGSPPLSLYIHLPWCLKKCPYCDFNSHEWSARAQPGQALPEQPYIDALLADLTASLPLIWGRTVHSIFIGGGTPSLFSPDAIDRLLGGVRALVRLEADAEVTLEANPGTFEKDRFRAFRQAGVTRLSIGVQSFNDDYLKALGRVHDRAQAIAAVEEASLSFDTFNLDLMYALPGQGLAECETDVRMALGFQPPHVSIYHLTLEPNTYFAKFPPKLPEEDDAYAMLDRITELTGEAGLQRYEVSAFARPGHRCWHNLNYWQFGDYLGIGAGAHSKLSFAHRVVRHVRARDPQLYMVKAMAGDAVVGVEGVERKALPFEYMLNASRLREGFAVQDFLDRTGLPLSSLERGLQQARERGLLEAGTQQIVPTERGFDFLSDLQALFLPD from the coding sequence ATGCGCCCGGGCACCTTGCAGCTCAAGGGGTCACCACCGCTCTCGCTCTACATCCATTTGCCGTGGTGCTTGAAGAAGTGTCCCTATTGCGATTTCAATTCGCACGAGTGGAGTGCGCGCGCTCAGCCCGGACAAGCCCTGCCAGAGCAACCGTACATCGATGCATTGCTGGCCGATCTGACCGCTTCCTTGCCCTTGATCTGGGGCCGCACCGTGCACAGCATCTTCATTGGGGGCGGCACACCCAGTCTCTTTTCGCCCGATGCGATCGACCGCTTGCTGGGTGGCGTGCGGGCGTTGGTGAGGCTGGAGGCCGATGCAGAGGTCACGCTGGAAGCGAACCCGGGTACGTTCGAAAAAGACCGTTTTCGGGCGTTTCGACAAGCGGGGGTTACCCGCTTGTCGATCGGGGTGCAGAGCTTCAACGACGACTACCTGAAAGCCTTGGGCCGCGTGCACGACCGGGCGCAGGCCATCGCGGCAGTGGAAGAGGCATCGCTGTCTTTTGACACCTTCAACCTGGATCTGATGTATGCCTTGCCCGGCCAGGGCCTGGCTGAATGCGAGACCGATGTGCGCATGGCGCTGGGCTTTCAACCCCCCCATGTGTCGATCTACCACCTGACACTGGAGCCCAATACCTACTTTGCCAAGTTTCCACCCAAGCTGCCCGAAGAGGACGATGCCTACGCAATGCTTGACCGCATCACGGAGCTCACAGGCGAGGCTGGTTTGCAGCGTTATGAAGTTTCCGCCTTTGCGCGGCCCGGTCATCGGTGCTGGCACAACCTGAACTACTGGCAGTTTGGCGACTACCTCGGTATCGGGGCGGGCGCCCACAGCAAGCTCAGTTTCGCACACCGGGTGGTGCGCCATGTGCGGGCGCGCGACCCACAGCTCTACATGGTCAAGGCGATGGCCGGTGATGCCGTTGTGGGGGTGGAAGGCGTTGAGCGCAAGGCTTTGCCCTTTGAGTACATGCTCAACGCCTCACGCTTGCGTGAAGGATTTGCCGTGCAAGATTTTCTGGACCGCACCGGTTTGCCCCTTTCCAGTCTGGAGCGGGGGCTGCAACAGGCCCGTGAACGCGGCTTGCTGGAAGCCGGGACCCAGCAGATCGTGCCCACCGAGCGGGGCTTCGACTTTTTGAGCGACTTGCAGGCGCTGTTTTTACCGGACTGA
- a CDS encoding helix-turn-helix domain-containing protein, with translation MSTGPKAKLPGGRVWGSLKAQTKYQRQYVPKSTATIAQRQRIVAALKRAPKTSHDLRCLGVYQPSARIKELRERHGLDIRTSRVDLYDRDGYLHPRCALYTLVGTT, from the coding sequence GTGAGCACCGGCCCAAAAGCGAAACTCCCAGGCGGACGGGTCTGGGGGTCACTGAAAGCGCAGACTAAATACCAGCGCCAGTACGTACCCAAAAGCACGGCCACGATTGCTCAGCGGCAACGCATCGTCGCTGCACTGAAGCGCGCACCAAAGACCTCACATGACTTGCGGTGTCTTGGCGTGTACCAACCCAGTGCGCGCATCAAAGAACTTCGCGAGCGCCACGGCCTGGACATTCGGACCAGCCGCGTGGACCTATACGACCGCGATGGCTACTTGCACCCCCGCTGTGCCTTGTACACGCTGGTGGGTACAACATGA
- a CDS encoding serine/threonine-protein kinase, with the protein MSKVKPAPLPPDTVIGGYRIVRKVAAGGFGVVYLAVDTEGQQVAVKEYLPSSLATRGPGELLPQVQPEKLSLYRLGLKSFFEEGRALAQISHASVVSVLNFFRENETVYMVMNYLEGSSLQEYIITARDLKKQKVFRESTIRSLYDEVLRGLRIVHQHKMLHLDIKPANVFVTDDNRAVLIDFGAAREVLSKEGNFIRPMYTPGFAAPEMYRRDSSMGPWTDIYAIGACIYASMQGYPPNDAPQRLEKDRLSLALSRLRGVYSDNLIEVVEWCMSLDPLSRPQSVFALQKELSRETERSYTKLTVAEKMRLQFDNIVSDNKKSPRKSTAAGTKFR; encoded by the coding sequence ATGTCAAAGGTCAAACCCGCCCCGCTGCCCCCCGATACTGTCATCGGTGGCTACCGCATTGTTCGCAAGGTCGCCGCTGGCGGCTTTGGTGTCGTTTACCTCGCGGTGGACACCGAAGGCCAGCAAGTGGCCGTCAAAGAATATCTGCCCTCGTCCCTCGCCACCCGGGGTCCTGGTGAGCTGTTGCCGCAGGTGCAGCCCGAAAAGCTGTCGCTGTACCGTCTGGGGCTCAAGAGCTTTTTTGAAGAGGGCAGGGCACTGGCCCAGATCTCTCACGCCTCCGTGGTGAGCGTGCTCAATTTCTTCAGGGAAAACGAAACCGTCTACATGGTCATGAATTATCTGGAGGGTTCGTCCCTGCAGGAATACATCATCACCGCCCGTGACCTGAAAAAGCAGAAGGTGTTCCGCGAGTCGACCATTCGCTCGCTGTACGACGAGGTGCTCCGCGGGCTGCGCATCGTGCACCAGCACAAGATGCTGCATCTGGACATCAAACCTGCCAACGTTTTCGTCACTGACGACAACCGCGCGGTGCTGATCGATTTTGGCGCGGCGCGCGAAGTGCTGAGCAAAGAAGGCAATTTCATTCGCCCGATGTACACGCCCGGCTTTGCCGCGCCCGAGATGTATCGCCGCGATTCGAGCATGGGCCCCTGGACCGATATTTACGCGATCGGCGCTTGCATTTACGCCAGCATGCAGGGTTACCCCCCCAACGACGCGCCTCAACGACTGGAAAAAGACCGTCTGTCGCTTGCGCTCTCCCGCTTGCGCGGCGTGTATTCAGACAACCTGATCGAAGTGGTGGAATGGTGCATGTCGCTTGACCCACTGTCGCGTCCACAGTCGGTGTTTGCGCTTCAAAAGGAGCTCAGTCGCGAGACTGAGCGCAGCTACACCAAGCTCACCGTGGCAGAAAAAATGCGTTTGCAGTTTGACAACATCGTGTCCGACAACAAGAAGTCGCCCCGGAAATCAACTGCGGCCGGAACCAAGTTTCGATGA
- the rdgB gene encoding RdgB/HAM1 family non-canonical purine NTP pyrophosphatase produces the protein MKLVLASNNAGKLAELQALFAPLGVELVRQADLGIPEAPEPHCTFVENALAKARHAAKVSGLPALADDAGLCVEAFGGLPGVDTAFYATRFGYAKGDDNNVRALLEQLQGVTDRRAALVSTLVALRSAEDPEPLIAMGRAPGLITQAPVGDGGFGFDPVMFLPEFGKTFAELSPEMKNANSHRGKAAQLMLALMRDRWFI, from the coding sequence ATGAAACTGGTTCTGGCATCGAACAACGCCGGCAAGCTGGCCGAGCTGCAAGCCCTGTTTGCCCCGCTGGGGGTGGAGCTGGTGCGCCAAGCCGATCTGGGTATTCCCGAGGCGCCCGAGCCCCATTGCACTTTTGTTGAAAATGCCCTGGCCAAGGCCCGCCACGCGGCCAAGGTCAGCGGCTTGCCCGCGTTGGCCGATGACGCGGGTTTGTGCGTGGAAGCATTTGGGGGCCTGCCTGGGGTGGACACGGCTTTTTACGCGACCCGGTTTGGTTACGCCAAAGGGGACGACAACAATGTGCGTGCTTTGCTGGAGCAACTGCAAGGCGTGACCGACCGGCGCGCAGCACTGGTGAGCACACTGGTGGCCCTGCGCAGCGCAGAGGATCCCGAACCGCTGATCGCCATGGGCCGCGCGCCCGGCTTGATCACGCAAGCGCCGGTGGGAGATGGCGGCTTTGGTTTTGATCCGGTGATGTTTCTGCCGGAATTCGGAAAAACCTTTGCTGAGCTGTCGCCCGAGATGAAAAATGCCAACAGCCACCGCGGCAAAGCAGCGCAACTGATGCTGGCGTTGATGCGAGACCGTTGGTTCATATGA
- a CDS encoding protein phosphatase 2C domain-containing protein, whose translation MKFSVYQISRQGGRERNEDRMGYAYTRESGLFVLADGMGGHPEGAMAAQLALQTFSAYFQKAANPTVREVPEFLSSALMAAHHQIIRYAAEKGMLDTPRTTLVAAVMERGNMHWVHCGDSRLYLVRNGELVTRTRDHSYMEQQAHLGKATQHINRNILFTCLGSPAKPVFDLSGPVQLQQGDRVLLCSDGLWGTVKDFEIAAELAKHPLEQAVPELVELALKRGGPRCDNVTVLAMEWETAGEFQSTRVSTEDIEEGVFASTIQSGVADPTIEDLDDEAIEKSIAEINEAIRRTAERNA comes from the coding sequence ATGAAATTTTCGGTCTACCAGATCAGCCGTCAAGGCGGCCGCGAGCGCAACGAAGACCGGATGGGCTATGCCTACACCCGGGAGTCGGGTCTGTTCGTGCTGGCCGATGGCATGGGCGGCCACCCCGAAGGGGCGATGGCGGCGCAGCTGGCCTTGCAGACGTTTTCAGCCTATTTCCAGAAAGCCGCCAATCCCACGGTGCGTGAGGTGCCGGAGTTTCTGTCGAGTGCGCTGATGGCGGCCCACCACCAGATCATCCGTTATGCCGCCGAAAAGGGCATGCTCGACACGCCGCGCACGACGCTGGTGGCGGCGGTGATGGAGCGGGGCAACATGCATTGGGTGCATTGCGGCGATTCCCGGCTGTACCTGGTGCGCAATGGTGAGCTGGTCACCCGCACCCGAGACCATTCCTACATGGAGCAGCAAGCCCACCTGGGCAAAGCCACCCAGCACATCAACCGCAACATTCTGTTCACCTGCCTGGGGTCGCCTGCGAAGCCGGTGTTTGATCTGTCGGGGCCGGTGCAACTGCAGCAGGGTGATCGTGTTCTCCTGTGTTCAGACGGTTTGTGGGGCACGGTCAAGGATTTTGAGATTGCGGCCGAGCTGGCCAAGCACCCACTGGAGCAGGCGGTGCCCGAGCTGGTAGAGCTGGCGCTCAAGCGGGGTGGCCCGCGTTGTGACAATGTGACGGTGCTCGCCATGGAGTGGGAAACTGCCGGTGAGTTTCAGAGCACGCGGGTGTCCACGGAAGACATCGAGGAAGGCGTGTTTGCTTCCACCATTCAGTCGGGTGTGGCCGATCCGACCATTGAAGACCTTGACGACGAAGCGATCGAGAAATCGATTGCCGAAATCAACGAAGCGATTCGCCGCACAGCCGAACGCAACGCCTGA
- a CDS encoding YicC/YloC family endoribonuclease: MAVYSMTGYATAQSEGPAGADGNDVKTGLGLEIRSVNSRFLDLTFKLPDDLRGTEPALRDLLVGRLKRGKVEVRAWVEGKAEQGARAPSVADIQKLVGLQDNVRAWLPSAAPLTVAEVLQLSSRPQSRPGEWHDPLIALAKTGLDKLLSAREREGQRLAAMLLDHLKQLRTLAKDAQPLIPQLVEQQRQRFIDRWNEALSASASATGNTITGDMARDRALTEATAFAIRIDVAEELTRLDSHLVEIDRLLKKGGDIGKRLDFLIQELHREANTMGSKSSSLDLTRISVDMKVLIEQMREQVQNIE, translated from the coding sequence ATGGCAGTTTACAGCATGACCGGCTACGCAACAGCGCAAAGCGAGGGCCCCGCGGGCGCAGACGGCAACGACGTCAAAACCGGCCTGGGATTGGAGATCCGATCGGTCAACAGCCGGTTTCTGGATCTCACATTCAAACTCCCTGACGACCTGCGCGGCACCGAACCGGCTTTGCGCGATTTGCTGGTGGGCCGCCTCAAACGAGGCAAGGTAGAAGTGCGCGCCTGGGTCGAGGGAAAAGCCGAGCAAGGCGCCCGTGCGCCCAGCGTGGCCGATATTCAGAAGCTGGTGGGCCTTCAAGACAACGTGCGCGCCTGGCTGCCCAGCGCGGCGCCCCTCACCGTGGCCGAAGTGCTGCAGCTCTCGAGCCGCCCACAGAGCCGGCCCGGTGAGTGGCACGATCCCCTCATCGCCCTGGCCAAAACCGGGCTGGACAAGCTGCTGAGCGCGCGCGAGCGCGAAGGCCAGCGCCTGGCCGCCATGCTGCTCGACCACCTCAAGCAGCTGCGCACCCTGGCCAAAGATGCACAACCCTTGATTCCGCAGTTGGTTGAGCAACAACGCCAGCGCTTCATCGACCGCTGGAACGAAGCCCTGAGCGCATCGGCTTCAGCCACTGGCAACACCATCACCGGCGATATGGCGCGCGACCGCGCCCTGACCGAAGCGACCGCCTTTGCGATTCGCATTGACGTGGCCGAAGAGTTGACCCGCCTCGACTCCCACCTGGTCGAGATCGATCGCCTGTTGAAAAAAGGCGGCGACATCGGCAAGCGGCTGGACTTCCTGATCCAGGAATTGCACCGCGAAGCCAACACCATGGGGTCCAAATCCTCCAGCCTGGATCTCACCCGCATTTCGGTGGACATGAAAGTGCTTATCGAGCAAATGCGTGAACAAGTACAAAATATCGAGTGA
- a CDS encoding thioesterase family protein — MPRIQITLPDRFVFSTDIQIYISHVNQGGHLDNAQLLTLVSEARVRFFKFLGYRESDVASHPIVVGDIVAQYKSEGFHGETMRVSMVPQDHNPYGFDLAYRMEEVISQREVARGKIGIVFIDRETRRVAAVPEPFLAQLAAL; from the coding sequence ATGCCACGCATCCAGATCACCCTGCCCGATCGTTTTGTCTTTTCCACCGACATTCAGATCTACATCAGCCATGTCAACCAGGGCGGGCATCTCGACAACGCACAATTGCTGACCCTCGTATCCGAGGCTCGAGTGCGATTCTTCAAGTTCCTCGGCTACCGTGAATCTGACGTGGCGAGTCATCCCATCGTGGTCGGGGATATCGTGGCTCAATACAAATCCGAAGGCTTTCACGGCGAAACCATGCGGGTGAGCATGGTGCCTCAAGACCACAACCCCTACGGCTTCGACCTCGCGTACCGCATGGAAGAGGTGATCTCACAGCGGGAAGTCGCGCGCGGAAAAATCGGCATTGTTTTCATCGACCGCGAGACCCGTCGCGTGGCGGCTGTTCCCGAACCGTTCCTCGCACAGCTCGCGGCCCTCTGA
- a CDS encoding AlpA family phage regulatory protein gives MKTDPSNFDTLPNSALVNIKMLCAVSDIAESTAWRRCSLEPDFPQPIKLGPKCTRFKVADIRAFLQGVAA, from the coding sequence ATGAAGACCGATCCATCCAATTTCGACACCTTGCCCAACTCGGCACTGGTGAACATCAAAATGCTGTGCGCGGTTAGCGACATAGCCGAATCGACCGCTTGGCGACGCTGCTCGCTGGAGCCTGATTTCCCACAGCCCATCAAGCTCGGACCGAAATGCACGCGCTTCAAGGTCGCAGACATCCGCGCCTTTTTGCAGGGTGTGGCAGCGTGA